Proteins from one Xiphophorus hellerii strain 12219 chromosome 8, Xiphophorus_hellerii-4.1, whole genome shotgun sequence genomic window:
- the arpc3 gene encoding actin-related protein 2/3 complex subunit 3 gives MPAYHSSLMVPETRLVGNMALLPVKTQFKGPARGDGIDSDIIDEAIYYFKANVFFKNYEIKNEADRTLIYVTLYISECLKKLQKCSSRSQGEKEMYTLGITNFPIPGEPGFPLNAMYVKPGNKQEDETMRAYLQQLRQETGLRLCDRVFDPQTDKPSKWWLCFVKKQFMNKSLSAPGQ, from the exons ATGCCG gctTATCACTCAAGCTTGATGGTCCCTGAAACCAGGCTGGTGGGAAACATGGCCCTGCTTCCAGTCAAAACACAGTTCAAGGGACCAGCAAGAGGAGACG GCATAGATTCTGACATCATAGATGAAGCAATCTACTACTTCAAGGCCAATGTTTTCTTTAAGAATTATGAAATCAAG AATGAGGCTGACAGGACACTGATCTATGTTACACTCTACATCTCTGAATGCCTAAAGAAGCTACAGAAG TGCAGCTCTAGGAGCCAAGGAGAAAAGGAGATGTACACTCTGGGTATCACAAACTTTCCCATTCCTGGAGAACCTGGCTTCCCTCTTAATGCTATGTATGTCAAGCCCGGAAACAAGCAGGAGGACG AGACAATGAGGGCGTACCTGCAGCAGCTTCGCCAGGAGACCGGTTTAAGGCTATGTGATCGTGTGTTTGACCCGCAAACAGACAAACCCAGCAAG tggtGGCTCTGCTTTGTGAAGAAGCAGTTCATGAACAAAAGTCTCTCTGCTCCTGGACAGTAA